One window from the genome of Candidatus Rickettsiella isopodorum encodes:
- a CDS encoding IucA/IucC family protein: protein MNLVEESFKKRNFIEKNKNYLNKNNFSSRCYLSEVNRQSLRQLLIAFLRERVLEHYYQIENLIFKLPRLNSSICVSQVKLNSLLRFTEFEKVFLIDRKKNITELITDPINLLEIVKTELGTIFDREQWEKVIREVSNHIQNTILITRQKDKLKTELFLFYSEKNKNYFSEFHKKNKNLLDYSFKFEQLSFSGHPYHPFAKTKVGFSTEDIFRYTTEFRPKVFILLAAVRKKSMCMETTQSNFEFSDWFSKHYPSAWKIWVNELEKKNFNQKDYIPFPVHPWQAANIVRNLFAEHIKANDIILFDNVGIGASPTSSFRTLAPIENWYAPYIKLPIGIYASGVFRALSVNSIKNTPKITHVMKNILIKENSISERLAILPEVCGLYLKAVEDDKARHFTVIFRENIVNYLSNEEIAVVVSALFEKSLESNTNLFIELIQLAGCLNYQDAINYFNQYVDLVLGSYLDLYLIYGIALEGHQQNTLAIFQNGNIKRFIARDFDGIEIYADSLNSHALTLTDLLSPPFVTHDKITVRNQLLHSVYQLHLGELVLLLATHFKCKEKNFWTIIRNKTEERFNALKKQVDLVRWEDEYHAILKADWPVKALFRMRLEKQYVREGIFSYISNPLVI from the coding sequence ATGAATCTAGTAGAAGAAAGTTTCAAAAAAAGGAACTTTATCGAAAAAAATAAGAATTATCTCAATAAAAATAATTTTTCTTCAAGATGTTACCTTTCGGAAGTTAACAGACAATCCTTACGCCAGCTTTTGATTGCTTTTTTGCGCGAACGCGTTTTAGAACATTATTACCAAATTGAAAATCTAATTTTTAAGCTTCCTCGCTTAAATAGTTCTATATGTGTAAGCCAAGTAAAGTTAAACTCCTTGTTACGTTTTACAGAATTTGAAAAGGTTTTTTTAATTGACAGAAAAAAAAATATTACGGAATTAATTACTGATCCTATCAATTTACTTGAAATAGTTAAAACAGAGTTGGGCACAATTTTTGATAGAGAACAATGGGAAAAAGTTATCAGAGAAGTAAGTAATCATATTCAAAATACAATATTAATTACTCGGCAAAAAGATAAATTAAAAACCGAATTATTTCTGTTCTACTCAGAAAAGAATAAAAATTATTTTTCTGAATTCCACAAAAAAAATAAAAATTTATTAGATTATTCTTTTAAATTTGAACAATTATCTTTTAGTGGTCATCCGTATCATCCTTTTGCTAAAACTAAAGTAGGATTTTCTACCGAGGATATTTTTAGATACACAACTGAATTTAGACCAAAAGTATTTATTTTATTAGCTGCCGTACGTAAAAAATCCATGTGTATGGAAACAACGCAATCAAACTTTGAATTTTCTGATTGGTTTTCTAAGCATTATCCCAGTGCATGGAAAATATGGGTTAATGAATTAGAAAAGAAAAATTTTAATCAAAAAGATTATATTCCTTTCCCAGTACATCCTTGGCAGGCTGCTAATATTGTAAGAAATTTATTTGCAGAACATATTAAGGCTAATGATATTATTTTGTTTGACAACGTAGGAATAGGTGCAAGCCCGACTTCTTCTTTTCGTACTTTGGCTCCGATTGAAAATTGGTATGCGCCTTATATCAAATTGCCAATTGGAATATACGCGAGTGGTGTATTTAGGGCACTATCAGTTAACTCTATTAAAAATACGCCAAAAATTACGCATGTTATGAAAAATATTTTAATTAAGGAAAATTCTATATCAGAAAGGCTTGCTATTTTACCGGAAGTTTGCGGACTTTATTTAAAAGCGGTTGAAGATGATAAGGCAAGGCATTTCACAGTAATTTTTCGAGAAAATATTGTTAATTATCTTTCTAATGAAGAAATTGCGGTTGTAGTTTCTGCTCTATTTGAAAAGTCATTGGAAAGTAATACTAATTTGTTTATTGAACTTATACAATTAGCAGGATGTTTGAACTATCAAGATGCAATAAATTATTTTAATCAATATGTCGATCTAGTACTTGGAAGCTATTTAGATCTTTATTTAATATATGGTATAGCCTTAGAGGGGCATCAGCAAAATACTTTAGCCATTTTTCAAAATGGAAACATTAAACGGTTTATTGCAAGAGACTTTGATGGAATAGAAATATACGCAGATAGCTTAAACTCCCATGCCCTCACGTTGACGGATCTTTTATCTCCTCCTTTTGTAACCCATGATAAGATAACAGTAAGAAATCAATTATTACATTCAGTCTATCAGCTTCATTTAGGTGAATTAGTATTGTTATTAGCTACGCATTTTAAATGTAAAGAAAAAAATTTTTGGACAATAATTCGAAATAAAACTGAAGAAAGATTTAATGCTTTAAAAAAACAAGTTGATTTAGTTCGATGGGAAGACGAATATCATGCTATTTTAAAAGCAGATTGGCCAGTGAAAGCATTATTCCGTATGCGTTTAGAAAAGCAATATGTTCGTGAAGGTATATTTTCTTATATATCGAACCCTTTAGTTATTTAA
- a CDS encoding YdcF family protein: protein MSTFFIFILLLICILLSLFNYKKTSLITGSILVVSYLVIGDGFFPAYLLHNLQSPYNQFTPIKWKKTNTIILLGGGTSKDPRSNEIKPSILAFSRIVQTAIIYQECKKAKASCYILVSGGDPLHHGKSEAKTYQESLVSLGVDSKDIQLETQSKNTYQNAKFSSRLLKRQFSEQLLLVNSALALKRALLYFSFFNLYPKPIPSDFITIPISKFPLGYNFAMNDFAIHENIGILRFYIYNFLGWSKK from the coding sequence ATGTCAACATTTTTTATATTTATCTTATTACTAATATGTATTTTATTAAGTCTGTTTAATTATAAAAAAACGAGTTTAATAACTGGATCAATTTTAGTTGTAAGTTATCTCGTTATAGGTGACGGCTTTTTCCCTGCTTATCTATTACACAATTTACAATCACCCTATAATCAATTTACTCCTATCAAATGGAAAAAAACTAACACCATTATTTTATTAGGGGGAGGCACCAGTAAAGACCCAAGATCTAATGAAATAAAACCCAGCATATTGGCATTTTCAAGAATTGTACAAACTGCAATAATTTATCAGGAATGTAAAAAAGCTAAGGCAAGTTGTTATATTCTAGTTAGCGGTGGTGACCCATTACATCATGGAAAATCAGAAGCAAAAACCTATCAAGAAAGCTTAGTATCTTTAGGTGTTGATTCCAAAGATATTCAATTGGAGACTCAAAGTAAAAATACTTATCAAAACGCTAAATTTTCTAGTCGTCTTTTAAAGAGACAATTTAGCGAACAACTGTTATTAGTTAATTCTGCATTAGCTCTAAAACGTGCACTTTTATACTTTTCTTTTTTTAATCTTTACCCAAAACCTATTCCTTCAGATTTTATTACTATCCCAATTTCTAAATTCCCATTAGGTTACAACTTTGCCATGAATGATTTTGCAATTCATGAAAATATAGGAATACTCCGTTTTTATATTTATAATTTTTTGGGATGGAGCAAAAAATAA
- a CDS encoding type III pantothenate kinase, with product MLLCLDVGNTHMLCGVFSKEKLILRFRYATPLLGTADQFGIFLINILKHNKLDPLKIKAVAISSVVPNYDYTLRHSFFQYFKDADYFILQPGVKTGLNIRCKNPNEVGADRIANAIGAIASFPEQALIVIDMGTATTLCAITKDRNYLGGAILPGLRLCMEALRNNTAKLMTVDIEMPSSYMGRTTRESIQSGLYYGHLGALKEIILGFKKEVFHGEAVKVIGTGGFAQLYEETCLFDTLISDLVLQGLRKAYAYSQIEKNN from the coding sequence ATGCTGTTATGTTTGGATGTAGGCAATACGCACATGTTATGTGGTGTATTCAGTAAAGAAAAACTTATTTTACGTTTTCGCTATGCGACCCCTTTATTGGGAACAGCCGATCAATTCGGAATTTTTTTAATAAATATACTTAAACATAATAAACTGGACCCTCTGAAAATTAAGGCGGTTGCTATCTCTTCTGTAGTTCCAAATTACGATTATACGTTGCGACATAGTTTTTTCCAGTATTTTAAAGATGCTGATTATTTTATCTTACAGCCGGGCGTTAAAACGGGCTTAAATATCCGCTGTAAAAATCCAAACGAAGTAGGAGCTGACAGGATTGCGAATGCCATAGGAGCAATAGCTTCTTTTCCTGAACAGGCACTGATTGTTATTGATATGGGGACGGCTACGACCTTATGTGCTATTACAAAGGATCGAAATTATTTGGGCGGTGCTATTTTGCCAGGGTTACGACTTTGTATGGAAGCCTTAAGAAATAATACCGCTAAGTTGATGACTGTGGACATAGAAATGCCCAGCAGTTATATGGGTAGAACAACACGTGAAAGTATACAAAGTGGTCTTTATTATGGGCATTTAGGAGCACTTAAAGAAATTATTTTAGGGTTTAAAAAAGAAGTTTTTCATGGTGAAGCTGTCAAAGTCATTGGTACAGGTGGCTTTGCGCAGCTTTATGAAGAAACCTGTTTATTCGATACACTTATTTCAGATTTAGTTTTACAAGGCTTGCGTAAGGCATATGCATACAGCCAAATAGAAAAAAATAATTAA
- the hisC gene encoding histidinol-phosphate transaminase has translation MTISSKKNSNFSPIKSIGIIKLDLNENPLGASPLAIAAGQKALLNCHRYPDSHGLSLKKSLATHLNILPENITLGNGSESLLELIVNNTLGPLNSAVIPNFCFTGISKILKKANIKIKIAKNSLSHISALSLLEAIEPTTKIIFIVNPNNPTGNYMNKLELLYLLKHISKNILVVIDEAYAEYVETNDYPNSIQLLRQYSNLIILKTFSKLYGLAGLRLGYAISGSKIASLLNASSLPFRINAVALAAAEASLEDQEHINLVRSLNRQGHSQLSKGLQNLGLETLPSYTNFLCIDLKSPSWPIYQQLLLSGISVRPLLDYGLCNFLRVSIGTLKQNQCFLSILEKILVKSSLQLR, from the coding sequence ATGACAATCTCATCAAAGAAAAACTCTAATTTTAGTCCAATAAAATCCATTGGAATTATAAAGCTCGATCTTAATGAAAATCCCTTAGGTGCAAGCCCCCTTGCGATAGCTGCGGGTCAGAAGGCCCTGCTTAACTGCCATCGTTATCCAGATAGCCATGGGCTCTCTTTAAAAAAATCTCTAGCGACACATTTAAATATTCTCCCTGAAAATATTACTCTAGGCAATGGCTCAGAAAGTTTATTAGAACTTATTGTCAATAATACTTTAGGCCCATTAAATTCAGCTGTTATTCCAAATTTTTGCTTTACAGGGATTTCAAAAATCTTAAAAAAAGCTAATATAAAGATTAAAATAGCTAAAAATTCACTGTCCCATATCTCAGCACTAAGCTTACTAGAAGCAATAGAGCCTACGACCAAAATTATCTTTATTGTTAATCCAAACAACCCTACTGGCAATTATATGAATAAATTAGAGTTGTTATATCTATTGAAGCATATCTCCAAAAATATATTAGTAGTAATAGATGAGGCCTATGCTGAATATGTTGAAACAAATGATTACCCAAATAGCATCCAATTGTTAAGGCAGTATTCCAATTTAATCATCCTTAAGACCTTTTCCAAGCTCTACGGTTTAGCAGGATTGAGACTAGGGTATGCCATTAGTGGGTCTAAAATAGCCTCTCTCTTAAATGCTAGCTCCTTACCTTTTAGGATTAACGCTGTTGCACTAGCCGCAGCAGAAGCTAGCCTCGAAGATCAAGAGCATATTAATTTAGTCCGTTCATTGAATCGACAAGGACACTCCCAACTCTCCAAAGGCTTACAAAATTTAGGCTTAGAAACATTGCCTTCTTATACTAACTTTTTATGTATAGATTTAAAGTCACCTAGTTGGCCTATCTATCAGCAACTTTTATTATCTGGTATATCCGTTAGGCCTTTACTTGACTATGGATTATGTAACTTTTTACGGGTTTCTATCGGTACCCTGAAGCAAAATCAATGCTTTTTAAGCATATTAGAAAAAATATTAGTCAAATCGAGTCTTCAATTAAGGTAA
- a CDS encoding class I SAM-dependent methyltransferase has protein sequence MRAFTLFLFEAVMHPSMVGALFPSSKRLAYSLTQQISANPPGVVVELGAGTGAITAALINQKNLFHQLIVIERSEKLSNHLTQRFPELSIIQGDARQLHKLINQSTSTPIQAIVSSLPLRTLSPSIVNKIGTEINRVLIKDGLYIQYTYSLWGKPLYPSPQLKLIHQQWVWQNLPPARIDVFRHE, from the coding sequence ATGAGGGCCTTTACTCTATTTCTTTTCGAAGCTGTCATGCATCCTAGTATGGTGGGAGCATTATTTCCCAGCTCGAAAAGACTTGCTTATAGCTTAACCCAACAAATATCAGCTAATCCGCCTGGGGTGGTCGTTGAATTGGGGGCCGGAACAGGTGCTATTACAGCTGCTCTAATTAATCAAAAAAACCTTTTTCATCAACTTATCGTTATTGAGCGATCGGAAAAACTTTCTAATCATTTAACGCAGCGCTTTCCTGAATTAAGCATTATCCAAGGAGATGCCCGCCAGTTACATAAACTAATTAATCAATCTACCTCTACCCCAATACAAGCTATCGTTTCTAGTTTACCTTTACGCACCTTATCTCCTTCTATTGTAAATAAAATTGGTACTGAGATTAATCGGGTTTTAATAAAAGACGGTTTATATATTCAGTATACCTATAGTTTATGGGGGAAGCCTTTATACCCTTCCCCACAACTAAAATTGATCCACCAACAATGGGTATGGCAAAATTTACCTCCTGCTCGTATTGATGTATTTCGTCACGAATGA
- a CDS encoding class I SAM-dependent methyltransferase, with amino-acid sequence MNIPFSIAVTSLEISLLSTALELAKKNALPYINYFEKENFDYVLALRSTGLYLEDVKKGLGSLKIDFLQGKLAYRLRYLQNQKQLLAKAIGLKPNFKPVVLDATAGFGCDSFVLAQLGCPVTLLERSSTIFLLLEDALKRALNHPKFLPLSIKLIKIDALIYLKQISLCMHPSPEIIYLDPMYPHSNKSALAKKEIRFLRLLVGDDNDASSLLKLAITYAKQRVVVKRPRLSGYLADIKPHHSLLGKQHRLDVYLTHFFNS; translated from the coding sequence ATGAATATTCCTTTTTCTATTGCAGTAACTAGCCTTGAAATTTCTTTATTATCTACCGCACTCGAGTTAGCAAAAAAAAACGCTTTACCTTATATAAATTATTTTGAAAAAGAAAACTTTGATTATGTCCTAGCTTTACGCTCAACAGGTTTATACTTAGAGGATGTCAAAAAAGGACTGGGTTCGTTAAAAATCGATTTTCTTCAGGGAAAACTAGCTTACCGGTTACGCTATCTTCAAAATCAAAAGCAACTATTGGCGAAGGCAATTGGATTAAAACCCAATTTTAAACCTGTCGTTTTAGATGCGACAGCAGGTTTTGGATGCGATAGTTTTGTTTTAGCCCAATTAGGTTGCCCCGTCACTTTATTGGAACGGTCATCGACAATTTTTCTTTTATTGGAAGATGCTTTAAAACGCGCCTTAAATCACCCAAAATTTTTACCCTTATCAATTAAACTAATAAAAATTGATGCGCTTATTTATTTAAAACAAATAAGCCTCTGCATGCACCCATCGCCTGAAATTATTTACCTCGATCCTATGTATCCTCATTCTAATAAATCTGCATTAGCTAAAAAGGAAATACGTTTTCTTCGACTCCTTGTTGGTGATGATAATGATGCCTCTAGCTTATTAAAATTAGCAATCACCTATGCAAAACAACGGGTCGTAGTAAAAAGACCACGTTTGTCTGGTTATTTAGCAGATATAAAACCTCATCATAGTCTACTCGGGAAACAACATCGTTTAGACGTCTATTTAACTCATTTTTTTAATAGTTAG
- a CDS encoding Dam family site-specific DNA-(adenine-N6)-methyltransferase, with product MKSFLKWAGNKHRILDKLKPYLPKKDRLIEPFLGSATVFLNTSYPAYLLSDNNLDLIQLYKYLQQEGQFFIDYCRLFFHENLNNADEFYRLRRLFNDSKERRKRAALLLYLNKHCFNGLARFNRKGEFNTPFSYYKTPYFPEKEMQYFYVHARKAKFIHGDFLSTLEYVKQGDVVYCDPPYVGLSKTANFTQYTSEGFSHTQQVLLANTAKHLASQGIQVIISNHDTEFTRDIYKSATIVSLIVQRNISSKGSERKKAKELLAIFS from the coding sequence ATGAAATCTTTTTTGAAATGGGCAGGAAATAAACATCGAATTCTCGATAAATTAAAACCCTATTTACCTAAAAAAGATCGTTTAATAGAGCCTTTTTTAGGATCAGCCACTGTTTTTCTTAATACGTCTTATCCAGCCTATCTATTAAGTGATAACAATCTTGATTTAATCCAATTATATAAATATCTTCAGCAAGAAGGTCAGTTTTTTATCGATTATTGTCGTCTTTTTTTTCATGAAAATTTAAATAATGCTGATGAATTCTATCGCTTACGTCGTTTATTTAATGATAGTAAAGAACGTCGCAAAAGAGCTGCTTTATTATTATATTTAAATAAACACTGCTTCAATGGCTTAGCTCGGTTTAATCGAAAAGGTGAATTTAATACTCCTTTTAGCTACTACAAAACTCCCTATTTTCCTGAGAAAGAAATGCAATATTTCTATGTGCATGCAAGAAAAGCAAAATTCATCCATGGAGATTTTTTATCTACTCTGGAGTACGTTAAGCAAGGAGATGTAGTTTATTGTGACCCTCCTTATGTCGGGTTATCTAAAACCGCAAATTTTACTCAATATACATCAGAAGGATTTAGTCACACACAACAAGTGCTCTTAGCAAACACTGCAAAACATTTAGCCTCACAAGGCATTCAGGTAATAATTTCTAATCATGATACAGAATTTACGCGCGATATTTATAAAAGTGCAACTATTGTTTCATTAATAGTGCAACGTAACATTAGTAGTAAAGGGTCAGAACGAAAAAAAGCTAAGGAGCTCTTAGCAATTTTCTCCTAA
- the der gene encoding ribosome biogenesis GTPase Der — protein MDSRYFTCMTTSSLPSIVLVGRPNVGKSSLFNRLTKTRHALVGDIPGLTRDRLYGKGVVGNRPYIVVDTGGLTGSKEKNIAFLMEQQTQRAIREADHVLFLVSAREGLSTLDQQLAQLLRRLSKKITLVINKGEDLEPALLQSEFSLLGFDAASLSIISAIHGYGIQELMEKVLGYFPNIETSTTEPALTEEAVISRIKVSIIGKPNVGKSTLLNRILGEDRAIVFDQPGTTRDSIANDVEYRGKLYTFIDTAGIRRKSKTVQDIEKFSVIKSLQAIEASNVVLLIIDAQEGISEQDLHLLGFILESGKALIIAVNKWDGLSKEQRAQVKKELDRRLQFVPFAKLIFISALHGTGVGNLFTFIQQAYRSATQSLSTSQLTRLLEQAVNAHQPPLSRGHTVKLRYAHPGGYNPPIILIHGQYASFLPESYRRYLENFYRKSLKIIGSPIRIEFRDKMSS, from the coding sequence GTGGACTCACGCTACTTTACCTGTATGACCACTTCTTCTTTGCCAAGTATTGTTCTTGTAGGCCGACCTAATGTAGGAAAGTCGAGCTTATTTAATCGCTTGACGAAAACTCGGCACGCTTTAGTGGGAGATATTCCCGGTTTAACTCGGGATCGACTTTATGGAAAAGGAGTCGTAGGAAATCGACCTTATATAGTGGTAGATACCGGAGGATTAACTGGGAGTAAAGAAAAAAATATCGCTTTTCTAATGGAACAGCAAACCCAACGTGCCATCAGAGAGGCTGATCATGTTTTATTTTTAGTCAGTGCAAGGGAAGGTCTGTCCACATTGGATCAGCAATTAGCACAATTATTACGTCGACTCAGTAAAAAAATTACATTGGTTATTAATAAAGGTGAAGATTTAGAGCCGGCTTTATTACAAAGTGAGTTTTCGCTATTAGGTTTTGATGCAGCATCACTTTCTATTATTTCCGCAATTCATGGCTACGGTATTCAAGAATTAATGGAAAAAGTATTAGGTTATTTTCCTAATATTGAAACCTCAACCACTGAACCAGCATTGACAGAAGAAGCTGTTATTTCAAGAATAAAAGTATCGATTATAGGGAAACCAAATGTAGGTAAATCAACCTTGTTAAATAGAATTTTAGGTGAAGATCGAGCCATTGTTTTTGATCAACCAGGGACCACGCGTGATAGTATTGCAAATGATGTTGAGTATAGGGGAAAATTATATACCTTCATTGACACAGCGGGAATTCGTCGAAAATCAAAAACAGTACAAGATATCGAAAAATTTTCTGTCATTAAAAGTTTGCAGGCTATTGAGGCAAGTAACGTTGTGTTATTGATAATTGATGCACAGGAAGGTATTAGTGAGCAAGACTTACATCTTCTAGGTTTTATTTTAGAAAGTGGAAAAGCACTCATCATTGCTGTAAACAAATGGGATGGTTTATCAAAAGAGCAAAGAGCTCAAGTCAAAAAAGAGTTGGATCGACGCTTACAATTTGTACCATTTGCTAAACTTATTTTTATTTCCGCACTTCATGGAACGGGTGTTGGTAATTTATTTACATTCATTCAACAGGCTTATCGATCGGCAACACAGAGTTTATCTACTTCACAGTTAACGCGCTTATTAGAGCAAGCAGTTAATGCACACCAACCGCCTTTGAGTCGTGGGCATACTGTTAAGCTACGTTATGCTCATCCCGGAGGATATAATCCTCCAATAATTCTTATTCATGGCCAATATGCTAGTTTTTTACCTGAATCTTATCGTCGCTATCTAGAAAATTTCTATCGCAAGTCACTGAAAATTATTGGGAGTCCAATTCGGATTGAGTTTAGGGATAAAATGAGTTCGTAA
- the bamB gene encoding outer membrane protein assembly factor BamB encodes MTKIYVHCSIFLCLLFLTGCAGLGDDNTPVPAPLTAYPFQFQPVLLWSIATGRGMGEDYLRLGPVIKGDQIFVASKSGLVTALELTHGHKLWQKNIKQIITSGPAVGEGVVIVVTKQPQVIALAANSGDILWRAILPNQVLAPPTIEKGRIIFKTVDGQVIALELQNGESLWAYEHGSPQLILRPSSAPQIIGNKVVVGFSDGKLAALNLRNGSLLWERTIAFPQGVTAADQLIDIAADPLSSCDVIYVVTYQGQLAAISLRSGRILWQRNFSSYSGLTVGNNLYITDTKGDVWAFDRSTGELIWRQQFLRHRGLTAPVIFGNSLIIGDQEGYIHWLAQSDGHPLARDLVHDNASIIANPVVDYPIVCILTREGGLSAWTHATLPV; translated from the coding sequence ATGACTAAAATTTATGTTCATTGCAGTATTTTTTTGTGCTTGTTATTTTTAACAGGTTGTGCGGGTTTAGGTGATGATAATACCCCTGTTCCAGCACCTTTGACTGCTTACCCTTTTCAATTTCAACCCGTATTATTATGGTCTATAGCAACAGGCAGGGGTATGGGTGAAGATTATCTACGGTTAGGTCCTGTTATTAAAGGAGATCAAATTTTTGTTGCGAGTAAATCTGGTCTTGTTACTGCTTTAGAATTAACTCATGGCCATAAATTATGGCAAAAAAATATTAAACAAATTATAACGAGTGGTCCAGCAGTCGGTGAAGGGGTAGTGATCGTTGTTACCAAGCAGCCGCAAGTAATTGCTTTAGCAGCGAATTCAGGAGATATTTTATGGCGAGCAATATTGCCAAATCAAGTATTAGCCCCTCCCACAATCGAAAAAGGTCGAATTATTTTTAAAACGGTAGATGGGCAAGTAATCGCATTAGAGTTACAAAACGGTGAGTCACTATGGGCTTACGAGCATGGTTCACCACAGTTAATTCTAAGGCCGAGTAGTGCACCACAAATTATAGGTAATAAAGTTGTGGTGGGTTTTTCTGATGGTAAATTAGCTGCGCTGAACCTAAGAAATGGTAGTTTATTGTGGGAACGAACGATTGCATTTCCACAGGGAGTGACTGCCGCTGATCAATTAATTGATATAGCGGCAGATCCTTTATCATCTTGTGATGTAATTTATGTGGTTACTTATCAAGGTCAGCTAGCGGCTATTTCTTTAAGATCCGGTCGAATTTTATGGCAACGAAATTTCTCAAGTTATTCGGGTCTTACTGTTGGCAATAATTTATATATAACTGATACCAAAGGCGACGTCTGGGCCTTTGATCGTTCTACAGGTGAGTTGATTTGGCGACAACAGTTTTTAAGACATCGTGGTTTAACTGCGCCAGTTATTTTTGGAAATAGTTTAATTATAGGAGATCAAGAAGGCTATATTCATTGGTTAGCTCAATCTGATGGACATCCATTGGCAAGAGATCTTGTTCATGATAATGCTAGTATCATAGCTAATCCAGTTGTGGATTATCCGATAGTATGTATCTTAACCAGAGAAGGTGGTTTATCTGCGTGGACTCACGCTACTTTACCTGTATGA
- a CDS encoding YfgM family protein, with translation MNELVAIEQAEYVKKWCREYCFGILIGIIFAVFISWGWNYWRQAKENNLLKASMQYERLIAAITTSENTVILNKLAEGLLKNYPYTPYASLAALQLAKLAINQNNLSDAENRLLWVIDHGHNHALQSIARLRLVRILLAQNQAKEALSILAKNEDKNYLPIFLEEKGDILNNLGHSKEALQSYLAAKRAFGNTIGRPLLEMKINNLAYV, from the coding sequence ATGAATGAATTAGTCGCAATAGAACAAGCTGAATATGTAAAAAAATGGTGTCGTGAATACTGTTTTGGAATTTTAATAGGCATTATTTTTGCTGTTTTTATTAGTTGGGGTTGGAATTATTGGCGTCAAGCAAAAGAAAATAATTTACTTAAAGCATCGATGCAATATGAACGCCTAATAGCAGCGATAACCACGAGTGAAAATACAGTTATATTAAATAAGTTGGCAGAGGGATTGTTAAAAAATTATCCATATACGCCGTATGCTTCCTTAGCGGCTTTACAGTTAGCCAAACTAGCAATTAATCAAAATAATTTATCTGATGCTGAAAATAGATTACTTTGGGTTATCGATCATGGTCACAATCACGCTTTACAATCTATCGCACGTTTACGGTTAGTGAGAATTTTATTAGCGCAAAACCAGGCAAAAGAAGCCTTAAGTATACTAGCTAAAAATGAAGATAAGAATTATTTGCCAATCTTTTTGGAAGAAAAGGGAGACATTCTTAATAATTTAGGGCATAGCAAAGAAGCATTGCAAAGTTATTTAGCGGCTAAACGAGCTTTTGGAAATACTATTGGGCGACCTCTGTTAGAAATGAAAATTAATAATTTGGCTTACGTTTGA